A section of the Acidobacteriota bacterium genome encodes:
- a CDS encoding DUF427 domain-containing protein codes for MAKATWENAVLADSDQCVEVEGNQYFPADSVHQEFFQPSTTQTVCPWKGTASYYDVVVDGKRNKDAAWYYTDPKSAANQIKGRVAFWKGVKVAK; via the coding sequence ATGGCAAAAGCTACGTGGGAAAATGCGGTGCTGGCAGACAGCGATCAGTGTGTCGAGGTGGAAGGGAACCAGTACTTTCCGGCGGACTCGGTCCATCAGGAATTCTTTCAGCCGAGTACGACGCAGACGGTGTGTCCTTGGAAAGGTACTGCGAGCTATTACGACGTGGTCGTCGACGGTAAGCGGAACAAGGATGCGGCGTGGTACTACACGGATCCGAAATCCGCGGCAAACCAGATCAAGGGACGCGTTGCATTCTGGAAGGGCGTGAAGGTCGCGAAGTAG
- a CDS encoding cold-shock protein encodes MAEQGTVKWFNDAKGYGFISRQTGEDVFVHFSAIQAGGFKSLQEGQSVEFDVTKGPKGWQAENVRPL; translated from the coding sequence ATGGCAGAACAAGGAACAGTAAAGTGGTTCAATGACGCTAAGGGCTACGGCTTCATCAGCCGTCAGACTGGCGAAGACGTTTTCGTGCACTTCTCGGCAATCCAGGCTGGCGGTTTCAAGAGCCTCCAGGAGGGCCAGAGCGTCGAATTCGACGTCACCAAGGGCCCGAAGGGCTGGCAAGCTGAGAACGTCCGCCCTCTGTAA
- a CDS encoding DUF3857 domain-containing protein — MLLRFWNVLRVCVVLFAAQSCAADVWDGTAFDAPPDALRKASDTVRAANDDEATVLLNEKHFTFDSAGRVTEVRHVIYRIETQEAVSGWSETSVIWAPWNQSKPEIKARVITTDGSVHWLDPKTLSDLPVNENTPDLYTDKRKFGGPLPALAPGAIVEEESVLRETAPFFAAGATTERNLAWSVVVNKTRVVLTYPESVPVKYKVNVLPAISITKSVADHVETVVFEQVRLPAIPPKRITSRRT; from the coding sequence TTGCTACTAAGATTCTGGAACGTTCTTCGAGTCTGTGTCGTCTTATTTGCAGCTCAGTCGTGCGCAGCCGATGTCTGGGATGGGACAGCGTTTGATGCACCGCCCGACGCGCTGCGGAAGGCAAGCGACACCGTCAGAGCAGCCAACGATGATGAGGCGACCGTGCTGCTGAATGAAAAACACTTTACGTTTGATTCCGCTGGCCGTGTTACAGAGGTTCGCCACGTTATCTATCGCATTGAAACCCAAGAAGCGGTTTCCGGATGGTCGGAGACCAGTGTGATCTGGGCGCCGTGGAATCAGAGTAAACCCGAGATCAAAGCTCGCGTGATCACGACGGACGGGAGCGTGCATTGGCTCGACCCGAAGACTCTGTCCGACTTGCCGGTCAATGAGAATACTCCCGACCTCTACACCGACAAACGCAAGTTTGGAGGCCCCCTGCCTGCACTAGCTCCGGGCGCCATCGTCGAGGAGGAGAGCGTGCTCCGCGAGACAGCTCCCTTCTTTGCCGCCGGAGCGACAACGGAGCGAAATCTTGCCTGGTCCGTTGTGGTCAACAAGACTCGCGTTGTTCTGACTTATCCGGAGTCGGTCCCGGTGAAATACAAAGTCAACGTTTTGCCTGCTATCTCGATCACGAAGTCGGTGGCCGATCACGTCGAGACGGTGGTGTTCGAGCAGGTCCGCTTGCCAGCTATCCCGCCGAAGCGGATCACCTCCCGCCGGACCTGA
- a CDS encoding VOC family protein — MQIKKLTPNLIVRNVEASLKFYREVLGLETAMTVPEQSPYVFAGVSNGTVELFFNDQKVVAAEYPQLAASIAASLTLYMEVDSLQAVLERVQKAGAKISMPVTEQFYGMKEFAFEDVDGYTITIAEKM, encoded by the coding sequence ATGCAGATCAAGAAACTTACCCCCAACCTGATCGTCCGCAATGTCGAAGCCAGCCTGAAGTTTTATCGCGAAGTGCTCGGACTCGAGACCGCAATGACCGTCCCCGAACAATCGCCATACGTCTTTGCGGGAGTTTCGAACGGCACGGTCGAGCTTTTCTTCAATGACCAGAAGGTAGTTGCGGCCGAATATCCCCAACTGGCCGCATCGATCGCCGCCAGCCTCACGCTCTACATGGAAGTAGACAGTCTGCAGGCCGTCCTCGAACGTGTGCAGAAGGCAGGAGCGAAGATCTCCATGCCTGTCACCGAACAGTTCTACGGTATGAAAGAATTCGCGTTTGAGGATGTCGACGGATACACGATCACCATTGCGGAAAAAATGTGA
- a CDS encoding DUF1801 domain-containing protein, with product MLECGRRSRSVRKIKPKSVEEYLATVPEPARSTLQKVRATIRAASPADATEAISYGIPTFKYKGSLVAYGAFSKHCSLFPMSMAVIGMFKDELKDSLASKGTIHFPLDRPLAAGLLKKIVKARVAEKTKKK from the coding sequence ATACTAGAGTGTGGAAGGAGATCGCGTAGCGTGCGGAAAATCAAACCAAAGAGTGTTGAGGAATATCTGGCGACCGTGCCGGAGCCCGCACGTTCCACTCTACAAAAAGTGCGCGCGACGATTCGGGCCGCGTCCCCTGCCGATGCGACCGAGGCAATCAGCTATGGGATTCCGACCTTCAAGTACAAAGGATCGCTGGTAGCGTATGGAGCGTTTTCCAAACATTGCAGCTTGTTCCCGATGAGCATGGCCGTGATTGGAATGTTCAAGGACGAGTTGAAAGATTCCCTCGCATCCAAAGGGACGATTCACTTCCCTCTTGATAGGCCTCTGGCCGCGGGCTTGCTGAAGAAGATTGTGAAGGCGCGGGTGGCGGAAAAAACCAAGAAGAAATAG
- a CDS encoding EAL domain-containing protein, which yields MATSAGLHWRDIPLYKQLLLAALFIAAFLVLDGSSTASQGWEGAPPLYLPVGLSLALLLCGGIRSVPVLFVASIVAALLNYHRPIFSWCGIPGSIAIYLGYVECATILRGRWRLDFRLATLVDVGRYILACFGATVVSALIGMLTLLGDGKIAPSDIPKTTAEWWVSDTLAIITFTPFLLLFVAPFVIRWLRSGIVDAFHSGWRFSFSLVEILELAAQSGLVLFAIWLVFGYTPAIPYQPLYLLFIPVIWVAVRRGLPGAVLTTFAISFGMTLAAWFTQAPRGSLPRLQLAMLALGLTGLCLGAVVTERKKVDRAIRESEKRYRLLFERNLAGVFRTTVTGRVLECNPAAAHMFGFDSPHEVLANPVSNLYYAASDRFAFLEKVKSEKTVTNHEMKFRRKNGDAAWVMLNVSLVDGDAGGDGIIEGTLVDITDRRVAEQRVQSLAYFDALTGLPNRILLRDRLSQALATARRQNHKVALLFIDLDRFKTINDSLGHSVGDILLQDVAARLRTFAREQDTVARLGGDEFLIVLTNVKDIPDVAVAAERFMNAMSSGFVIQGHSLSIGCSLGISMFPEHGEDSETLIKHADAAMYSAKDSGRNNFQLFTADLNSQAVERLTLENGLRLALDKQQLFLVYQPQMDIATGKISGLEALLRWQHPELGLVPPDVFIRIAENSGLMVSIGDWVLKTACAQARKWADDGLPQVTVAVNVSAVQFRNEGYCEGIRRVLRETGVAPQYLELELTESLLLANADVTLSVLQEISAMGLALAIDDFGTGYSSLSYLKRFPVRKLKIDRSFIRDVALNPDDAAITMAVISMAKSLNLKVIAEGVEDEAQLSFLRAHHCDEIQGYYFSKPLTVDEVTDRLRTQYSKDLELEGINTSIELRKQL from the coding sequence GTGGCCACTTCTGCGGGGTTGCATTGGCGCGATATTCCACTCTACAAGCAGTTGTTGCTAGCGGCGCTCTTCATAGCCGCCTTCTTAGTTTTGGACGGCTCATCCACCGCATCGCAGGGATGGGAAGGGGCTCCACCTCTCTATCTGCCAGTGGGGCTGAGCCTGGCCCTGCTCCTTTGCGGAGGAATACGGAGTGTGCCGGTGCTGTTTGTCGCCAGCATTGTGGCAGCGCTACTCAACTACCACCGCCCGATCTTTTCCTGGTGCGGGATTCCCGGTTCCATCGCCATCTATCTCGGTTATGTAGAGTGCGCGACGATCCTACGAGGGCGCTGGCGTCTCGACTTCAGGCTTGCCACTCTGGTCGACGTCGGACGATACATCCTCGCTTGCTTCGGTGCAACGGTAGTCAGCGCACTGATTGGAATGCTGACTCTCCTCGGTGACGGGAAAATCGCGCCATCCGATATTCCCAAGACGACAGCGGAGTGGTGGGTCAGCGATACGCTCGCGATCATCACTTTCACGCCCTTTCTACTCCTGTTTGTTGCTCCCTTCGTGATTCGGTGGTTGCGATCCGGAATCGTGGATGCCTTTCATTCGGGCTGGCGATTTAGCTTTTCGCTCGTTGAGATTCTCGAACTGGCGGCACAATCTGGCTTGGTCCTCTTCGCCATCTGGCTGGTTTTCGGCTACACCCCCGCCATACCCTATCAACCTCTTTATCTGCTGTTCATTCCTGTCATCTGGGTCGCTGTTCGGCGCGGTCTACCGGGAGCCGTCCTGACCACATTCGCCATTAGCTTCGGTATGACCCTCGCAGCCTGGTTCACGCAGGCTCCGAGGGGCTCGCTTCCAAGACTGCAACTCGCCATGTTGGCGTTAGGTCTGACGGGCCTTTGCCTGGGAGCGGTGGTTACGGAACGCAAGAAGGTCGATCGGGCCATCCGCGAGTCGGAAAAGCGTTATCGTCTCCTGTTTGAGCGGAACCTGGCAGGTGTCTTTCGCACGACCGTTACCGGGCGCGTCTTGGAGTGCAATCCCGCCGCCGCTCACATGTTTGGTTTTGACTCTCCCCATGAAGTTCTCGCCAACCCGGTGTCAAACTTGTATTACGCGGCCTCTGATCGGTTCGCCTTCCTGGAAAAAGTCAAATCCGAGAAAACTGTTACCAATCATGAGATGAAGTTTCGGCGCAAAAACGGCGATGCGGCCTGGGTCATGCTGAATGTAAGTCTCGTGGACGGCGATGCCGGCGGTGACGGCATCATTGAAGGCACATTGGTCGATATCACCGACCGTCGCGTCGCCGAACAACGGGTTCAATCACTCGCGTACTTTGATGCTCTGACGGGATTACCGAATCGGATTCTTCTGCGCGACCGATTGTCGCAGGCCCTGGCCACCGCTCGCAGGCAGAACCATAAAGTGGCGCTTCTATTCATCGATCTCGACCGCTTCAAGACGATCAACGATTCACTTGGGCATTCAGTCGGTGACATTCTCCTGCAGGACGTCGCCGCCCGTCTGAGAACTTTTGCCCGCGAGCAGGACACTGTGGCCCGCCTCGGCGGAGACGAATTCCTTATCGTGCTTACCAATGTGAAAGACATTCCAGACGTTGCTGTTGCCGCCGAGCGCTTCATGAACGCGATGTCCTCGGGATTCGTTATTCAAGGCCATTCCCTCTCGATTGGCTGTAGCCTCGGCATCAGCATGTTCCCGGAACACGGCGAGGATAGCGAAACCCTGATCAAACACGCCGATGCTGCAATGTATAGCGCCAAGGACAGCGGTCGGAACAACTTTCAATTGTTTACGGCGGACTTGAACTCGCAAGCAGTGGAACGATTGACGCTCGAGAACGGATTGCGACTGGCTCTCGACAAACAACAGCTTTTTCTCGTTTACCAACCGCAGATGGATATCGCGACTGGAAAGATCAGCGGGTTGGAAGCCCTTCTTCGCTGGCAGCACCCGGAATTGGGTCTTGTGCCGCCCGACGTGTTTATTCGCATTGCTGAAAATAGCGGCCTGATGGTGTCGATTGGCGATTGGGTCCTCAAGACGGCATGTGCCCAGGCTCGAAAATGGGCAGACGACGGCCTGCCTCAAGTGACGGTGGCAGTCAATGTATCGGCCGTCCAGTTTCGCAATGAAGGCTACTGCGAGGGCATCCGAAGAGTTCTGCGGGAGACTGGCGTCGCCCCGCAATATCTTGAATTGGAACTGACGGAAAGCCTCCTGCTCGCGAATGCTGATGTCACCCTGTCGGTTCTTCAGGAAATAAGCGCCATGGGTTTGGCGCTGGCAATCGACGACTTCGGAACTGGCTATTCCAGCCTCAGCTATCTAAAGCGCTTTCCGGTCCGGAAGCTGAAGATAGACCGTTCCTTCATTCGAGACGTCGCGTTAAACCCTGATGACGCCGCGATCACGATGGCAGTCATTAGCATGGCCAAGAGCCTGAATCTCAAGGTCATTGCGGAAGGTGTCGAAGACGAAGCCCAGCTATCATTCTTGCGAGCCCATCACTGTGACGAGATTCAGGGATACTATTTTAGTAAGCCGTTAACGGTCGACGAGGTTACCGACAGGCTCCGAACCCAGTATTCCAAAGACTTGGAATTGGAAGGCATCAATACCTCGATCGAGCTGAGAAAACAACTCTGA